The genomic interval GTATGCGCCTGTTTGTAAAGGCGGGGCATAAAGAAGGAACAAAACTAATTAGTGAAATAGGCAACCGTTTGAAAAAAGTAACCAGTGCAGCGAATATTCTGGGGATTACAGTTGTTGGGGCGCTCATTCCAAGTGTCGTAAAAGCCACTTTTGGCTATCAATTTACCCAAGGTGAGGTCACACTAAAATTACAGGATATTGCTGATCAAATTATGCCAGGACTTGCTCCAGCATTGATTGTTTTTCTAACTTACTGGATTTTAGGACGGAAAAAGATGAATTCAACCAAAGTGATTTTTATGTTAATTGTGTTCGGAATTATTGCTTATAATTTGAAAATTTTCGGATAAATAGGAGTGCTATAATGGAAGGAATCGTACATTTGCGAGTAGATGATCGTTTAATTCATGGTCAAGTTGCGACGAGGTGGGCAACAGGACTGAAAGTAAATCGAATAATGGTTATTGATGATAAAGTAGCAACAAACGAAATGGAAAAATCGGTGTTAAGGATGGCAGCTCCTACTGGTGTAAATACGTCAATTCTAACTGTTGAAAAGGCTTCTGCTAATATTAAAAATGGGAATTATCAAGGTCAACGTGTTCTTATCGTGATAAAGACTCCAGAAGTGGCCGTCCAACTGTTGAATGCAGGGGTAAATGTGAAGCAAGTGAATATCGGAAACCTGTCTAATCGACCGGATACTGTTCAAATTAAAAAATCTGTTAGTCTATCAGATTCAGAGAGAAAAGCAGTGGAATTTCTTTTAGAAAAGGGTGTAGAGGTCACAGCACAAATGGTTCCTGATGATCCTGGAACCAATATTACTTCCTATCTATGAGGTGGAAAAATGGTAGAGTTAGAGTTACAAAGGATCAAGGAGAAGTTGATCGAATCAGGTAATCTATTAACAAAAAAGGAAATAGAGAAAGAGCTAGATTGGATTTGCCAAAAGTTAAAGACTAATCTAGAGCGATATCAGGATAAATTTCCATCTGCAGAAGCGACAAATGGTAAATATCGTTTGAAAAATAACGATGATTGGACTAATGGTTTTTGGACAGGTATG from Niallia sp. FSL W8-0635 carries:
- a CDS encoding PTS sugar transporter subunit IIB, with protein sequence MEGIVHLRVDDRLIHGQVATRWATGLKVNRIMVIDDKVATNEMEKSVLRMAAPTGVNTSILTVEKASANIKNGNYQGQRVLIVIKTPEVAVQLLNAGVNVKQVNIGNLSNRPDTVQIKKSVSLSDSERKAVEFLLEKGVEVTAQMVPDDPGTNITSYL